One window of the Chryseobacterium camelliae genome contains the following:
- a CDS encoding DUF4133 domain-containing protein, with protein MKTWNINKGIGCTVEFKGLKAQYLFGFAGGLLLVLILVMVLYMADVNMYICLSIGFISASLIIWKTFTLNNKYGEHGLMKLGAKRKHPRYIITRQPVQSYLKYPVAKGEKIQNFNTKSSRLS; from the coding sequence ATGAAAACCTGGAACATAAATAAAGGCATCGGCTGTACAGTTGAATTTAAAGGTTTGAAAGCCCAATACCTTTTTGGATTTGCCGGAGGGTTATTACTGGTACTTATCCTTGTCATGGTGCTGTACATGGCAGACGTAAATATGTATATATGCCTTTCGATAGGATTTATTTCTGCTTCCCTGATCATCTGGAAAACTTTCACCCTGAACAACAAATACGGTGAACATGGACTGATGAAATTAGGTGCAAAAAGAAAGCATCCACGATATATCATCACCCGTCAACCCGTGCAATCTTACCTTAAATACCCAGTTGCAAAAGGTGAGAAAATTCAAAATTTTAACACTAAATCTTCAAGGCTATCATGA
- a CDS encoding DNA adenine methylase, whose product MAKNKMVTPLTYYGGKQQLARIIIPLIPPHYTYVEPFVGGGAIFWSKPRSEVEVINDYNRELINFYEMVKNQFVELEKMIRITLHSRSLHSDALVIYNSPHLFDRLQRAWAVWVLCNQSFSAKIGDSWGYDVRDQTSTRRLSNKRVSFCEDYAIRLQNVQIENTDAIRIINSRDHEKAFHYFDPPYFNSDCGHYDGYSKHDFESLLICLSNAKGKFLLSSYPSDILNKFSKDLDWHTVKMQKEVLVDKHSGKIPKKKIEVLTANYDLGLVQGTINFKSY is encoded by the coding sequence ATGGCAAAAAATAAGATGGTTACCCCATTGACCTATTATGGTGGAAAGCAACAGCTGGCCAGGATCATTATTCCGCTTATTCCACCACATTATACCTACGTAGAGCCGTTTGTGGGGGGAGGCGCAATTTTCTGGTCGAAACCGAGATCTGAGGTTGAGGTGATCAACGATTACAACCGTGAACTGATCAATTTTTACGAGATGGTTAAAAATCAGTTTGTTGAACTGGAGAAAATGATCCGTATAACGCTTCACAGTAGATCTCTTCATAGCGATGCGCTCGTGATCTATAACAGTCCCCATCTCTTTGACAGATTACAACGCGCCTGGGCGGTCTGGGTATTATGCAATCAGTCTTTTAGCGCGAAGATTGGTGATTCATGGGGTTATGATGTTCGGGATCAGACTTCTACCAGAAGATTGAGCAATAAGCGAGTATCGTTCTGTGAGGATTATGCTATACGACTTCAGAATGTTCAGATCGAAAATACGGATGCCATTAGGATCATCAATTCACGTGATCACGAAAAGGCTTTTCATTATTTTGATCCGCCTTACTTTAACAGTGACTGCGGTCATTACGATGGGTACAGCAAACATGATTTTGAATCTCTACTAATATGTCTATCCAATGCGAAGGGAAAGTTTCTTTTGAGTAGCTATCCAAGTGATATCCTAAACAAATTCAGCAAGGATCTTGACTGGCACACGGTCAAAATGCAGAAAGAGGTACTAGTCGATAAACATTCAGGCAAAATACCAAAGAAAAAGATTGAAGTGCTTACCGCCAACTATGACCTGGGTTTAGTGCAGGGAACCATAAACTTTAAATCATACTGA
- a CDS encoding DUF4134 domain-containing protein yields the protein MKKSRQKILLALLFISLISNGAFAQGNGAAGIQEATQMVTSYFDPATKLIYAIGAVVGLIGGVKVYNKFSSGDPDTSKTAASWFGACIFLIVAATILRSFFL from the coding sequence ATGAAAAAATCAAGACAAAAAATTCTGCTAGCGTTGCTGTTTATTTCGCTTATCAGCAATGGGGCTTTTGCGCAGGGAAATGGCGCTGCAGGTATTCAGGAGGCAACGCAGATGGTTACAAGCTACTTTGATCCGGCAACAAAGCTGATCTATGCTATTGGTGCTGTGGTCGGACTGATCGGAGGTGTTAAAGTGTACAACAAATTTAGTTCGGGTGACCCTGACACTTCAAAGACAGCGGCGAGCTGGTTCGGCGCCTGTATATTCCTGATTGTTGCTGCGACCATTTTGCGATCATTTTTCCTTTAG
- a CDS encoding DUF4141 domain-containing protein: protein MKNLLMTVLMSLSLVITQKANAQWVVTDPSNLASGILNSANEIVQTSSTVSNVVKNFNEVKKVYEQGKEYYDKLKAVNNLVKDARKVQQTVLLVGDVSNLYVNNFGKMLNDKNFSTAELVAIGNGYSALLNESTELLKELKQIVSSSSLSLNDKERMEIIDRVYKEVKEYHSLVRYYTNKNISVSILRAKKQNDTKRVMDLYGTANQKYW from the coding sequence ATGAAAAATTTATTAATGACCGTGCTGATGTCATTATCACTTGTCATCACACAAAAGGCAAATGCACAATGGGTAGTTACTGATCCAAGCAACCTGGCTTCAGGAATATTGAACTCCGCCAATGAAATAGTACAAACCTCAAGTACAGTAAGCAATGTGGTCAAGAACTTCAATGAAGTTAAGAAAGTTTATGAACAGGGAAAAGAATACTACGACAAGCTGAAGGCAGTCAATAACCTGGTTAAAGATGCAAGAAAAGTTCAGCAGACCGTTTTACTGGTCGGGGATGTAAGCAACTTGTACGTCAACAATTTTGGAAAAATGCTGAATGATAAGAATTTTTCTACTGCCGAGCTGGTAGCGATAGGAAACGGTTATTCCGCGTTGCTTAACGAGAGTACTGAACTGCTGAAAGAACTTAAGCAGATTGTTAGTTCAAGCAGCTTATCATTGAATGATAAGGAGCGTATGGAGATTATTGACCGAGTGTATAAAGAGGTTAAAGAATACCATAGCCTTGTAAGATATTACACCAATAAAAATATCTCTGTGAGCATCCTACGAGCTAAAAAGCAGAATGACACGAAGCGCGTCATGGACTTATATGGCACAGCTAATCAAAAATATTGGTAA
- a CDS encoding DUF3408 domain-containing protein — translation MARRLPIISIKNLNPFYKMKKPKNQVEVTVKLRQQVVYDNVNYESLFLSDTFMYKRGHKSIYVSSEHHTRLSRIANVIGEDKIPLYALLDNILRHHFTVFEDMLINEFINKSKPLF, via the coding sequence ATGGCGAGGAGATTACCGATTATTTCAATAAAAAATTTAAACCCATTTTATAAGATGAAAAAGCCAAAAAATCAAGTTGAAGTTACCGTAAAACTACGTCAGCAGGTAGTTTATGATAATGTGAATTACGAATCACTGTTCCTATCAGATACTTTTATGTATAAACGGGGTCATAAAAGTATCTATGTAAGCAGTGAGCATCATACCAGATTGTCAAGAATCGCGAATGTTATAGGAGAGGATAAAATACCACTCTATGCTTTGCTGGATAACATATTGAGGCATCATTTCACGGTATTTGAAGATATGCTGATAAATGAATTCATTAACAAATCTAAGCCACTTTTTTAG
- a CDS encoding DUF3408 domain-containing protein, with translation MKKDRKEFEKPIIDEEYLMNIMSGDEPLPAGNTEESADKIADPTAKAEKSRTRSGKKVDYEEFFLANRFPTGRSGKVVYIRSEYHERLLRIVQLTREDKVTLYSYIDNILENHFREYGEEITDYFNKKFKPIL, from the coding sequence ATGAAGAAAGATCGTAAAGAATTTGAGAAACCGATCATCGATGAGGAGTACCTGATGAACATCATGAGTGGCGATGAACCTTTACCTGCGGGAAATACAGAGGAGAGCGCGGATAAAATTGCAGATCCTACGGCCAAAGCCGAGAAGTCCAGGACAAGGTCCGGCAAAAAGGTAGATTACGAAGAGTTTTTTCTTGCCAACCGTTTCCCTACGGGCAGGAGCGGGAAGGTTGTCTATATACGGTCTGAATATCACGAACGGCTCTTGCGCATAGTGCAGCTGACCCGTGAGGACAAAGTAACGCTGTATTCCTATATAGACAATATACTGGAAAATCATTTCCGTGAATATGGCGAGGAGATTACCGATTATTTCAATAAAAAATTTAAACCCATTTTATAA